Genomic DNA from Nonomuraea rubra:
GGCCGGCGCGAGCGGCGCGGTGACGAGCACCGCCATCACCGCGCAGGCCCGGGCGAACCATCGCGCGGCACGCGGAGACCGGTCGTAGATCAGTAACGTCGAACGCTCGGTCTCAGGGATCTCCCCGAAGCCGTCCATGCTCACCATCCAGGGAATCGCCCGCGGAGCACCCGGCCACCCGCGCGGGGTGACCCGGGGACTGCGGAAGGGGTTATCCGGCTGCGAGCCGGGCTATGTCGTCGGAGCTCAGCGCGCCCTGGTAGACGCGGACGTCGTCGATCGCGCCGGGAAAGTGGCCCCCCACCGTTCCGGCGGACATCCCGCGGCCCACCTGGAGCGGGCCCTCAGCGTTCCAGGTGCTGACGTAGCCGAGATCGGTGGACGGCACGTGCTGCCCGCCGACGTAGATGCGCACCTTCCCGGCAGGGGCGTCGTAGACGCCCGCGAGGTGCGTCCACTCCATCGGGTACGCCACCGCGTCCGACAGGGCCGCCCACGCGCCGGGGTTGTCGGTGTCGGCACTGGCCACGCCGATCCCCCAGCGGCCCGCCGAGGAGTACCCCAGCGAGAAATGGCTGGTCCGGCTGCCACCCTGGGAGACGACCACCGCGTCGGACGCGGGCAGGCGGTCCAGCTGGACCCAGGCGGAGACGGTGTAGCTCTGGTCGGTGCGCACCGCCGCCTGGCCCGCCGCGGCGTGGCCGGCGACGCCGTCCAGCGTGATCGCGTCACCGAGCCAGCCGGAGGTCCACGCCGCGCCGCCGCCCGGGGTGAGCGGCCCGGTCCCCCCGGTGGCGTCCTCGCCGGTCCCGTCCAGCGTCCAGTGGGCGGTCAGCGTCTTGGCCCCGTTGACCAGGCCGGCGATCTCCTCGGGGACCACGGCGCGGTCCCAGACCCGCACGTCGTCCACGTCGCCCGGCCACGGGTCGACCATGCTCCCCTGGAACTGGGCCTCGCCGAACCGCAGCGGTCCCGCGGGTCCGGCGCCGCCGTGGTACTTGACGGGTCCGGCGGCCAGGCGGCCGTTGACGAACAGGTACATGTTCTTGGCCGCGGCGTCGTACACGCCGGTCAGGTGCGTCCACACGCCGGCCTTGGCGGTGTCCTGCGCGCTGTACGCCCACACCGGCTGGGACGTGCCGGTGGTGTGGTTCAGGTTGAACGACCACGATCGGGACGCGGCCCGGTAGCCGAGCCAGGGGCCGGCGTGCAGCTCGCCGTCCTGGGCGACCGCGGCGGCGTTGTGGGCGGGCAGCGTGTCGAGCCGCACCCAGGCCGAGATCGCGAGGTTCCGGTCGGACGCCACGATCGGGGAGCCCGTCACGGCGTGCTGTCCCTGGCCGGTGAAGCGCACCGCGCCGCCCTGCCTGCCCTCGGTCCAGCCCGCGCCGGCCAGCGTCGCCGGATGGTCGCCGGCCGAGTCGGCCGCCGTGCCGCCCTGGCCCTCGTCGAAGGACCAGTGGCCGGCGGGGGCCGTGCCCGCCCGTACGTTGAAGACGTAGGTGCGGATCGGACCCAGCTTGCCCGCGCCGTCCTTGCCGCGGACGGAGAGCACGTTGGGCCCCTCCTCCTGCGGGGTGATCTCGACGGCGGCGCGGCCGTCGGCGGCCTCGACCTCGGTGTCCGGCTCGTGGTTGAGCCCGTACACGAACGCGGTCACGTCGGTGACGCCGTTGGCGCCGAACGCGAACGAGCCGGCCCGGCCGACCCCGTCGCCCCAGGCGTTCTCCGGGTACCGCGCCGAGCTCACCTCGGGCTCGCGTTCCGGGGCGGTGGTGTCGACGCGGAGCTCGCACCACGGGCTCCAGCCGCCGGCGGTGATCCCGTCCTCGGCGCGCACGCGCCACCGGATCGTGGATCTGTCCTGGTACGCCCCCGCCGGGACGGTGGCGTAGAACGCGTTGCCCGAGCCGGCCGAGGCGGTGAGGAACTCGCCCACCCTGGCGTCGCCGTCGTACCACTCGAAGCGGCCGCGCACCGCGTTGTCGCCGTCGTGCAGCCGCGCGTACAGCCGGGGGTCGCCGTCCCCGCGACGGTCGTGCAGGCGCCGCCCGGGTCGGACCAGACGTCGGCGGCGGCGGGCGTGGCCGGCGGGCTGTTGTACTCGATCACGAGGACGGGGTTGCTGTTGAACTTCTTCCACGCGTACGTGTCGCGCTCGTCGGCGGCCCGGAGCCCGAGCGTGATGTGCGGCCAGTTCTCCGCGGCGGCGCGCGCCGCGGCATGCGTGGCGTCGAACTCGACGCCGCCGGGCGGGCAGCCCGCGCCCCAGCCCTTGGCCACGTGCTCGGTGTCCAGCCACGTCACCCAGGCCGGCTGGTTGTTCCAGGTGGTGGTGTTGCCGATCATGCTGGTGAGCCAGAGCTCGACCGGGCGCGGGCTGCACGACCACGACCAGTCCTCGTAGATGCGGAACGTGGCCCTGATGATCTGCTTGCCGTGGATGGCGTTGCCGTTGTTGAGCTGGAAGAACGAGCGGTTGGTGTGGCCGGTCTGGCTCTCGTGCCCGACCCTGGCCACGTCGGCGGCGTTCAGGTAGTTCGTGTTCGGGTACCGCTGCCAGACGGCCGCCCAGGCGCCGCGCGGCGCCGACACGGACGGGTCCAGGTAGACCGGGTAACGCGTGGCCGGGTCGCTGAGCATGGCCTGGTCGGGCGTGAGCTCCAGCGTCTCGCCGCTGACCTCCAGGCCCATCGCCTCGTGCCGGGACCCCGGGGGTACGCCCCTGCCGGGTTCGACCGCCCTGGCCGCCGCGCTGCTGCCCGGCGAGTCCCACATCAGCGGGGTGGGCGCGGCGAACACCTCGGCGCCCGCCTCGTCCACCGCCTGCAGCCCGCCGCCGTTGCCCTCGCGTACCTTCAGGCCCTCCGACCCGAGGGAGAACCGCAGCTTGCCCAGCTTGGCGGCAGCCTGGCGGGACTTGACCACGAGCACGTGCGAGAAGCCGTCGACGTCGGCGGTGACCTTCAGGTCCACCCCCTTGAGCACCTCGGGATAGGTGGCGGTGGGACCGTCGAGGACCGGCGCGGGTAACTCGCCGGGCCAGGACAGCGCGAGCGACCTGGCGCCGCGCGCGACCGTCGCCATCGGCGCCTTCCCGCCGCCGGAGAAGCGCAGCCCCACGGCCGTCGCCACCGGCGCCACCGACCCGTCGGGCAGGCGGCGCAGGGTGGTGTCCACCTCGGCCCAGCGCCCGTTCTGCCGCACCCGCACCGGGCGGGCGTGCTGCTCCAGCACGAAACGGCCCTCGGGGGTGGCGTAGACGGTGCGGGTCTCGGTGCGCAGGGAGCCGACCTCGACCCGCTCACCTGACCGCAGCGCGGCCCGCCGGGCGCCGGCTTCGGTGTCGGTGCGCTCCGCCTCCGCCGGAGGCGCCTGCTGGACGGCGTGGGCCGGCGAGCCCATGAGGGCCGGACTCATGAAGAAGGCAGCCGCCGCGGCGACTGCTGCGATGCGAACGGGCGCCATCACCGCTCCGTCAACGGGGCTCTGGGGGCGTGCACGATCTGGTCCTCCTGCTCAGGTGGGTGAAGATCGGCACGTCCGCCCGTGCCCCGATCTCCACCCCGCACAGTAGGGACCGCCCCCTACATCCTGTCGTCAACCCGCTGCGGTATTTGTGGTCAAATCCGCTGGACCGACGATCTGCGGCTGCCTGCCGAAGGTTAGAAACCGCAGGTCACGGGGACAGGCTCAACAAGTGCGCGCGATGATCCATGGTGGGCGAGGGTTGCAGTCATGCGGGGGTTGGCGGCGATGGTGCGCGACCTGGCGGCGCGTACGCCGGAGAGTCGCGAGCGCAGCGTCGACATGTGGCGCGCGCTGGCCATCTGCCTGGTGGTGTTCGGGCACTGGTTCGTCGTCGCCGTCACCTACCGGGACGGCCGGCTGTCCGGGTACAACGCGCTCGACATCCTGAGCTGGATGGACCCGGTCACCTGGCTGTTCCAGGTGATGCCGATCTTCTTCCTGGTCGGCGGCTACGCCGGCGGCGCCTCGATGGCCTCGCACCGCGCCTCCGGCGGCGACGGCATCGGCTGGGTGCTGAGGCGGACCGACCGGCTGCTCCGGCCGACGACCGCGCTGTTCCTGGTGGTGGCGCTGGCATCCCTGGCCGCGACGGCGGCCGGGGTGAACAGCCAGCTGCTCGGTCACGCGGCGTGGCTCGCCTCCATCCCGCTGTGGTTCCTGCTGGCCTACCTCGTCCTGGTGGTGCTCACGCCGTTGCTGCACGCGCTGCACCGCCGCGCTGGGCTTGCCGCCCCGGTGGCGATGGTGGTCCTCGTCGCCATCGCCGACCTGCTGCGGAGGGGCCTGCACGTGCCGGTCGTCGGCCAGAGCACCTACCTGTTCGCCTGGATGGCGATCTACCAGCTCGGCTTCTGCTGGCGGGACGGGCTCCTGCGGCTGAGCCGCGGCAAGGCGCTCGCGGTCGTGGCCGGCGGCCTGGTCGCCCTGATCGGGCTGACCGTGGTGGGCCCGTACCCGGTGGGCATGGTCGGGTACAACACGGCCCCGCCGAGCCTGGCGCTGATGGCGCTCGCCGCCACGCAGATCGGACTGGTCCTGGCCCTCGCACCCGCGGCCAACCGATGGCTGCGCCGGACCGGCCCGTGGAGCGCGGTCATCGCGGTCAACGCGGTCATCCTGACCGTGTTCCTCTGGCACATGACGGCGGCGGCGGTCGCGGCCGCCCTGCTGTTCCCGACCGGGGTCCTGGCACAGCCGCCGCCGCACTCCACGGCGTGGCTGCTGTGGCGGGTGCCGTGGATAGCGGCCTGCGCCCTCGCCCTCGGCGTCCTGGTCGCCCTCTTCGGGCGGATCGAACTGCGCCGGTCGGCGCCGCGTCCCGCCGAGCGCGGTCCGTGGCGCGATGGCGCGACCGTGCTCGGATCGGCCGCCGTGCTGGCCGGGCTGCTCCTCGTCGCCGTTTCCGGGCCCGGCTACCACGGGCCGACCGGGCTGCCATGGGGCGGGGTGCTCTCGTACCTATGCGGTGCCGCTGTGCTGCGCGTGGCACGAACCCGGCAGGGCTCCGGTCGCTGATCGCAGGTGTGCACGTGATGACCTGGGGAAACAGGCTTATGGGCCGCTACTCGCCGCCGCCCGGTTGGCCGGTTCTGCACAGGGAGATGGACGATGGGTGTCTCTACGATCCCCGCTCCGATAACCGTTGCCCCCGACACCCAGCTCGCCGACGTGGTGTTCGCCGACGATCGGGTCAACGGTGACCTGGTCCTGTTCAAGCGCCGGTCGGACGAAGGCTGGCGGCCGGTGACGGCCGGCCGGTTCGCGGCCGACGTCCGCGATCTGGCGGCCGGCTTCCTCGCCGCCGGGATAGAGCCCGGTGACCGGGTCGCGCTGCTGGCCGCAACCAGCTACGAGTGGACGCTGGTGGACTATGCCCTGTGGACGGTGGCGGCGGTGCCGGTCCCGATCTACGAGACCTCCTCGGCCGAGCAGATCCGCTGGGTGCTGGAGGACGCGGGCCCGGTCGCCGTGGTGGCCGAGCAGGAGACGCATCGCCGCCTGGTCGAGGAAGCGGCCGGGGGCCTGCCCAGGCCGCCGCAGGTGTGGCAGATCGACGGCGGCGGCCTGGACCGGCTCCGCGAGGACGGGCGGGACGTGGACGACGCCCGGCTGCGCGAGCGCCGCCGTACGGTGTCGGCCGACGACCTGGCCACGATCGTCTACACCTCGGGCACCACCGGCCGCCCGAAGGGCTGCATGCTGAGCCACGGCAACCTGCTGTACGAGGCCCGCGCCGCGATCGACAGCCTGGAGAGCATCTTCGGCCGGGACGCCTCGACCCTGCTGTTCCTCCCGCTGGCACACGTGTTCGCGCGGGTGATCCAGGTGGCCTGCGTGGAGCGGGGCGTGTGCCTGGCGCACAGCGCCGACCGGGCCAGGCTGACCGAGGACCTGGCCGCCCTGCGACCGTCGTTCCTGCTGGCGGCCCCCAGGGTGTTCGAGCGCGTCCACGACGGTGCCCGGAAGCGGGCCCACGCCCAGGGCAAGGGGAGGATCTTCGACTGGGCCGACCGGACCGCCGTGGCGTACAGCCAGGCGCTGGAGGACGGGCGGCCAGGACTGCGCCTGCGCCTGGCACACCGCCTGTCCGACCGGCTGGTGTACCGGCGGCTGCGGGCCGCGCTCGGCGGCCGGGTCGGCTACGCCATCTCCGGCGGGGCGCCGCTGGGCGTACGGCTGTGCCACTTCTTCCGCGGGATCGGCATCACCGTGCTGGAAGGCTACGGGCTGACCGAGACCAGCGCCGCCGCGACCGTGAACCTGCCCCAGGCGCAGCAGATCGGCTCGGTGGGGCCGCCCCTGCCCGGGGTCGAGATCCGGATCGCCGACGACGGCGAGATCCTGATCAAGGGACCGGTCCTGTTCCAGGGCTACTGGCGCAACGAGCAGAAGACCAGGGAGACCCTGACCGAGGACGGCTGGCTGCTCACCGGCGACCTCGGCGCCCTGGACGAGAACGGCTTCCTGACGATCTCCGGCCGCAAGAAGGAGATCATCGTGACCGCCGGCGGCAAGAACCTGGCCCCGGAGCCGCTGGAGGACCGCCTGCGCAGCCATCCGCTCATCAGCCAGGCGGTGGTCGTCGGCGACCGGCGGCCGTACACCGCCGCGCTGATCACCCTGGACGCCGGGGCGCTGGCGTCGTGGAAGCGGGCCGCGGGCAGGCCCGAGCAGGCCGGCCCGGCCGACCTCCGTGACGATCCGGAGCTGCTGGCCAGGCTGCAGGCGGCCGTGGACGAGGCCAACACGATGGTGAGCCGGGCCGAGTCGATCCGCAGGTTCCGGATCCTCGCGGTCGACCTGACCGAGCGGAACGGATATCTGACCCCCACCCTGAAGGTCAAGCGGGCCTTGGTCCACAAGGACTTCGCGGCCGACATCGAGGAGCTGTACCGCTGAGCGCCGGACGCCGGGACCGGCGGCCCCGCCCCGCCACGGACCGACGATCGGCGC
This window encodes:
- a CDS encoding acyltransferase family protein, which codes for MRGLAAMVRDLAARTPESRERSVDMWRALAICLVVFGHWFVVAVTYRDGRLSGYNALDILSWMDPVTWLFQVMPIFFLVGGYAGGASMASHRASGGDGIGWVLRRTDRLLRPTTALFLVVALASLAATAAGVNSQLLGHAAWLASIPLWFLLAYLVLVVLTPLLHALHRRAGLAAPVAMVVLVAIADLLRRGLHVPVVGQSTYLFAWMAIYQLGFCWRDGLLRLSRGKALAVVAGGLVALIGLTVVGPYPVGMVGYNTAPPSLALMALAATQIGLVLALAPAANRWLRRTGPWSAVIAVNAVILTVFLWHMTAAAVAAALLFPTGVLAQPPPHSTAWLLWRVPWIAACALALGVLVALFGRIELRRSAPRPAERGPWRDGATVLGSAAVLAGLLLVAVSGPGYHGPTGLPWGGVLSYLCGAAVLRVARTRQGSGR
- a CDS encoding LamG domain-containing protein; the protein is MRAEDGITAGGWSPWCELRVDTTAPEREPEVSSARYPENAWGDGVGRAGSFAFGANGVTDVTAFVYGLNHEPDTEVEAADGRAAVEITPQEEGPNVLSVRGKDGAGKLGPIRTYVFNVRAGTAPAGHWSFDEGQGGTAADSAGDHPATLAGAGWTEGRQGGAVRFTGQGQHAVTGSPIVASDRNLAISAWVRLDTLPAHNAAAVAQDGELHAGPWLGYRAASRSWSFNLNHTTGTSQPVWAYSAQDTAKAGVWTHLTGVYDAAAKNMYLFVNGRLAAGPVKYHGGAGPAGPLRFGEAQFQGSMVDPWPGDVDDVRVWDRAVVPEEIAGLVNGAKTLTAHWTLDGTGEDATGGTGPLTPGGGAAWTSGWLGDAITLDGVAGHAAAGQAAVRTDQSYTVSAWVQLDRLPASDAVVVSQGGSRTSHFSLGYSSAGRWGIGVASADTDNPGAWAALSDAVAYPMEWTHLAGVYDAPAGKVRIYVGGQHVPSTDLGYVSTWNAEGPLQVGRGMSAGTVGGHFPGAIDDVRVYQGALSSDDIARLAAG
- a CDS encoding DNRLRE domain-containing protein; translated protein: MAPVRIAAVAAAAAFFMSPALMGSPAHAVQQAPPAEAERTDTEAGARRAALRSGERVEVGSLRTETRTVYATPEGRFVLEQHARPVRVRQNGRWAEVDTTLRRLPDGSVAPVATAVGLRFSGGGKAPMATVARGARSLALSWPGELPAPVLDGPTATYPEVLKGVDLKVTADVDGFSHVLVVKSRQAAAKLGKLRFSLGSEGLKVREGNGGGLQAVDEAGAEVFAAPTPLMWDSPGSSAAARAVEPGRGVPPGSRHEAMGLEVSGETLELTPDQAMLSDPATRYPVYLDPSVSAPRGAWAAVWQRYPNTNYLNAADVARVGHESQTGHTNRSFFQLNNGNAIHGKQIIRATFRIYEDWSWSCSPRPVELWLTSMIGNTTTWNNQPAWVTWLDTEHVAKGWGAGCPPGGVEFDATHAAARAAAENWPHITLGLRAADERDTYAWKKFNSNPVLVIEYNSPPATPAAADVWSDPGGACTTVAGTATPGCTRGCTTATTRCAAASSGTTATPGWASSSPPRPARATRSTPPSRRGRTRTDPRSGGACAPRTGSPPAAGARGASSASTPPPRNASPR
- a CDS encoding AMP-dependent synthetase/ligase produces the protein MGVSTIPAPITVAPDTQLADVVFADDRVNGDLVLFKRRSDEGWRPVTAGRFAADVRDLAAGFLAAGIEPGDRVALLAATSYEWTLVDYALWTVAAVPVPIYETSSAEQIRWVLEDAGPVAVVAEQETHRRLVEEAAGGLPRPPQVWQIDGGGLDRLREDGRDVDDARLRERRRTVSADDLATIVYTSGTTGRPKGCMLSHGNLLYEARAAIDSLESIFGRDASTLLFLPLAHVFARVIQVACVERGVCLAHSADRARLTEDLAALRPSFLLAAPRVFERVHDGARKRAHAQGKGRIFDWADRTAVAYSQALEDGRPGLRLRLAHRLSDRLVYRRLRAALGGRVGYAISGGAPLGVRLCHFFRGIGITVLEGYGLTETSAAATVNLPQAQQIGSVGPPLPGVEIRIADDGEILIKGPVLFQGYWRNEQKTRETLTEDGWLLTGDLGALDENGFLTISGRKKEIIVTAGGKNLAPEPLEDRLRSHPLISQAVVVGDRRPYTAALITLDAGALASWKRAAGRPEQAGPADLRDDPELLARLQAAVDEANTMVSRAESIRRFRILAVDLTERNGYLTPTLKVKRALVHKDFAADIEELYR